One Cardiocondyla obscurior isolate alpha-2009 linkage group LG02, Cobs3.1, whole genome shotgun sequence genomic window, GAATATAAAGAATACagaagtataataaaatacagaaaGTTTTGAATCTTATgtggtaaataatattttcattaattgacCCTTTATTTCAGATTTACGCGGTTCTGATATTTTTCTTAGTTGACAAGCAACAGTTTTTCCAAAAATGTCATCTTCGTCTGTCATATCAAAAGATATGGAATtttgagttttattttcaaaatgaGATGAAACTACCGAtgttaattttagaaaagatTCTTCCACTTTATCTGCAGAGGAAGTgtgttttgtttcttttttaaatttttttggtacATTAAAAGTCACAATTGCAGAAGAGTCAATAGATAGAGCTGgagatattgattttttatcCGTTTCTGAAGTAATATCACTGACAGATGACATTTCTGAACGTGCAAGACCTGTTGCTTCGTTTGGTTTATAAAATGTTGGAGGTGTTTGTAAGTCTTGTGATGAAGAGGAAAAATCATAATCATTTGTTATGGTAGTATCcattgaagaaagaaaatcatcATCGCTTTCATAAGATTctgaagaaaatgaaaagaaaagaaaaagagcgttaatgttaacaattataattataaatttataaaggaTATCTAAGGAtatgtgtaataataattctacaGATTTAACTGTACTTGAAAAATTTGCAGGTTTAGAAAATGCAGGAGAATCTTTAAATGCCATATCATAAGAAGGGACATTAGGAATGTAAGGCTTTGATGAACTTGTAGATGCTATTGTAACCGATGCTTTCGTCAAGTCATTATAATCATTTTGATTACCAGACTGATTTTGATTTCTTGGTATATTTGAAGATCCtctaattacaattacattaaaaataataataaacatttttcaaaataagtttaacagtattattataattgtcaaTAAAATAAGATCTTACCAAACTTTTCTTTTGGCTCATTAGGTGATATCTTATTGTTAGACAGTTTTAAATTCGAATTGTTGGTGATAGacctaaataaataatttatattaatattttaataaacataacaggtttaaaatttagaaacaaaaCTTACCTTCTACTTTTAACaaagttgtataaaaaatgcatttgtttATATAATGGAAATGTAGGTCTTGTCGTACTCCCACTTTCACTTCTTGATTCTTTTTCTCGCATTTTCTTTTCACGAAAATATCGCTCACGTAATCTTCCCCATCTCACTTGACAATctgaagcaaaaatatataacaatcaatatattaaaatagtatatatatgtgtgtacatgtataaatatttgctGTAGCAAAATGTCATAAAAAGGTAATCTGTTGactaaaatttattctaataatGTGTTCCATACCTGATGCGCCTAATATGTTTCCTATTTCTTGccacgaattattttttttgcgaatatcttttgttacgtcctcggactccacatctccttttttccgacacgcgttcaataaattaaataaaaggagtaaaccgtgactatttggtgacgagagagaacttccaagctttcagaagaaataatttacactctgaaactcttatcgccggatgcttaaatgaaacttagaacaatcacagCATAGATACCAACGGGAAATATAAACAGAAGactctttaaagaatattagaaggaacctaaaacaatttggaatcgatatcaaatatctggcgataagtgaagcacttgagaccgcgactacgaaacgtaaataaagagggtgaaagctccacagtcataagaatatgacacgcgaccggatcccataaacaaacgcgacccggtgataacgaaaaggggtccttaagaatttttccccgactattaatgacaatattctggaaggttggaaggggaagccatgcgggcggagtttcgtacaaccaagttttttctctcgagccaatagatatcgggaactccacaccactaattaaaaaagctaaggacgaaaactagagcttaagaaaatcagagaagggataagatcggagtaaccaataattaagaaaaaggaaaagtggagggacatggccgccaaatcagagcactgacttttccaaaaatggaaatccggcgctagcccaccccttttccgaggttattAAACCGCGTGTTCCTGCgagactcgctctcattcagtctctgaatttCACCTCGTTTATATCATTGATACTGTGTGTGACTTGTGCCGAGCCAAtcttaataaagaagttgcaAGGGACTCGTCCAAGAAGCAACCGAAGACATcgaaaagtaagtctcattatttcatttaaccacatctctctctctccatgattccactaaaattctaaAGTTCTTAAATTCTTATTCTTGAAAATGAATGACGTGGGTTATGCCAGGGTGCCGTTTGCGCTTTCCGAAGTAGGTATCTCTCTAGTATCCTTTGGATTCTCCCTTGATTCGGTTCGGTTTATGGGACTCCTCCTGTCAGAGGTTACGATATgctgccagtaaatggtgactatctaAACCTTAGCTCGAGTGATGGCCTATCCAGACAGAGCTACCGGGAGAATTTTCGAAGCGATCTATTGAGAGATCCGGAAGGAGGAATGCGgcgtgttgccctgacatATTTCCCGCTTTaatcatttcattaaaattaaactcaaattgataccttttagtggaatcaagaaaTCTTCGATCCATCAAGAAAAGTCGCGTCCGAAGAAATCGAAAAATACGCGAGTTGCGAGAACTGGTTCAAAGCTTCTTTGTTCAgttcttattcgcggcagcgccaGGGGAGGTCACGCCGGAACCTCCGAAACTCAGAACTGAGCGTTCATGGTCTCCTCTGCCTTCCGTGCCTCCCAACTCGCCAATTAGCCACGAAGATTTAGAAACGGAAGAGAATACTCCGGGGCGAACACCATCGCCGTCACCTCCGAGATCGACCTCGCCCCCTcaacctgagccggagctgttACGTCCCACTACTCCCTCCTATACTCCGGACGTTTCTTTGAACTCGTCCGGACCTTCTCCTGGAGTTGCTCCTCAGGCATGCTCTTCTCCCGTCCGCTCACCGACTCCTTAccctggggaacccgaggaggtcgactcttTTGCTGAAGATGAGACCGTCTCTTGgcatgagcctgacagcccggaacgttccccttcccccgtcccAAGCGTAGAGTTCgtggaggagcaagaggaacagaGAGAGgtcgtagatcctctcctcgaactcctccggagcacctgcactccgtggacggatcccgtccccgaaagggcctatacaataggccctgattccttcgatcccgaggagatcaggagggaAGCCAGGAGGGCGACTCCTGACCATAATATCCTCATTTACTATCCCGGAGTAGAATATcccttcctggctccgatcaggttgatcgacaggGTATTCCCGAGGTCGACGGCCCGGATAACCGAAatcatagaaattaatttagaataatgatCACCAATcgctattattattgttagttttttttttttaattatttaattcataattcattttctttcattctttttttttatatatatttaaaatgtttaaattatatcttttattaagccctcttcctctttctttttacctcataatcactttaaattcattaaatctatttttctattcaaaatttgtattctaattaagattaaaattacgcatTTCATTACTGGAATTCCTGaatcagttatttatttttaaccctGGTATCCTTGTTGCGAAAACCACCTCTAGTtctatcccagggaataagaattaaatttctttcctaaaagaacaaatattacGCACTAGTTCCTCCACTCAAccgactcgaacccattcctagtgcgtttacgcgtggccctttaaatacgcgccacgcaaggatcggctgtTACGTCGCTCTCCAAGCCATTTCCTCCTCTTTACCTACTCTTGTGCCTTTTCCCTAAGCATCCAAGTAACGGTGAATGAACCCATTTAAAATTTCCTACCTCTGACGTAACATACAGCTgatttttgggggctcgtccgggatacTGAGCGTGTTTTTTCGCAAATGGAGACCAGAGCAAAATCTGATAAGGAAGAAGtagataaaaactataaagctGCGGTAGAACAATCGTCTAAACCAAAACAGACGCAACCTCAGATACACACTTCGACACCTACCGTGGCCAAAAATCCACAACTTAAACAACCTACTCCTTTACAAACCATAACTGAACGCGTAGCTACTCCTTTGCCTGATATATCCGAGGTAACGGAGggatctacaattaaattagacgatACACGAGTTTTCTTGGCGCCAAAGCGATTACAAGCGTATTATAGTAAAACCGAACCTGTAGGAGAACCTAAGAAAATGGCGAATACAAATCCGTTCGCCACATTAAAATACGCGGTGGAGGCGGTTCCCTTCTTCGATGGCAAAAACAtctccataaattattttgtggaagGATGTGAGGAGGCAAAGAATATGTTGCCCCCCGAAGCCGAGGaacaattcgcgaaagtaattcgaaCGCGGATAACAGGCGAAGCTCGACGAACGATTCAGGGGAGAGAATTTGATACCGTGGCCCAATTAACCAAATTTTTAGAGAACATTTTTggacaagataaaaatgtttatcaacTACAGGGAGAATTGGGTAGAGTATATCAAAAAAACGAAGAGGATGTAATCACGTATGCTAACAGAGTGAGACTTCTGGGAAACAGAATAATGGACGTGCACAAAAGAATGATTGACGATTATGAACAATTAGCTGAAATCAGAAATACCTTAGAAAAGGACGTatgcaaatgttttatacgagGATTAAAAGCGGAAATAGAGCAAAGGGTAAAAAGGGATTTAGATGTGCACGAAACTATTAACGATGCCTTGAATATAGAGAGAGAGCTACGTGAAATTACTGAAATACGACACGGTAAAATCTCAGCCATCCCCAAATCATCAAATACGGATCGTTCTCGGGAAACTTGCCAGTTATGCCTCAAAGAAGGGCACGTTGCCTCGAACTGCAGGAAGTTAACGATACAAACCGGGAACCATTTTAATGCTCcaaacgaaattttaatttgtcagaTTTGTAAGAAACGCGGACATAGTGCCGAAAAATGTCGGCTACGTGAAACTAATAACCGtcggtttataaatttaattcaagaaaataaatttaattgtcaaaTCTGTAATAAACCCGGTCACAATGCAAGAAATTGCAGATTTAATAACAGtaacggtaataataataaccaaGTTAGAACAACACTAATCTGTCAGTGGTGTGAAAAGTCGGGACACACCGCAAACACTTGCTGGAAAAAACAGCAAGAATCAAGAGCGGCCGAGCCTAGAACACGAGTAGCGTGTCAAATATGCGAAGGGTTCGGTCATACGGCAAAGGAATGCCGTAGTAATGTGAGGCAGAGTAACTCCAAAGGAGTAGAGAACTGCCGCTACTGCAAGAAAGATGGCCATGTGTTAGACAATTGCGAGCTGAGAATTGCTAACAATAAGAGGCGTGAAGCGATGAGTGCGGGAAACGCCAGTGGCCCCTCCAAGATGGGTGTGCAGCAGGGGTCCGGACGGATCTCACACCCAGTGGTAACTCCCCGGAAATGAGACAAAGAATGGAGCCAGAAATTCGGCCGGTCACCGTAAATTTAGATAGGCATAGCCATGTACCCACGATACaggtgaatttaaataatcggaATCAAAACGCGACTTTTATGTTAGATACAGGATCAGGcccaaatataattaaagaaaatttaatttcagataaattaaaaatcgattacgGAAATATTTTGAGATTGAACGGAATAAATGATTATCCGGTGTATACTCTTGGAAGAGTAATAATGCCGTTATTCAaaaaacaagtaatttttcacattgtatcaaaagattttccaatttctcaagccggaatattaggtaatgattttttcaaacaaacaaattcgcgAATTGACTATGCCGAaggacatttagaaatatcgggggaaaaaatttcattctcCACTCCCGAGACAATTACCGTTCCACCACAGGCCGAATCTCTATTCTTTGTACGAATCTCAAATCCAGAAATTGAAGTCGGATATgtaccgcgaatgaaagtcgTTCACGGTATTTATCTGGGAGATACCGTCGCTACCAATGAAGACGGAAAAGCTTATCTAAACATAATAAGTACACTGAACGAACCTATCGAAGTTCAGGTACCTACAATACAACTGCTACCGTTAAGCGAGATGCAGGAAGGAAACATCGAGAAGAGTAATAAAGAATGGCAGACCGTTGAAAAGTCACGAGACTCCGAGGTCAAAGAAATCTATGACGGAGGAAATCATGATAGCAACGATCTCTACCATCAAGACTTCaacgatgaaaaatttcttgaaGACAAAAtccagaagaaaattaaaaggagagaggaaaataaaataaagattacacAGGAGAAGGATGCGAAGACATCGCCTGGTAACAACCTTAACGAAATCAATAAtgggggaaatttccaaaccccgtcccgagaagaaaaatatataaatttaattgcccaggagaaggatgccaggacatcgccgggaaatataataaataaagaggtaaaTCTCCAAGCCTCACGAgaagaatctaaaatttccaaAGATTCGATTCCTGTCAATCACGaggagggaaatttccaaacctcaCTACGTGATATGACCCCCTCCAGTAATTCCAGAATGGATCCATTGAAAATGataaaggaattaaaatttccgcgagtcagagaacccggaaataatgaaattattcccTCTCACATTACCTTCGAAGAATTAACGGAGaagttacatttatacgataaatgtaaaattaataataataaaaataaaactacaatTAACAAACCGTCTTCAAGAATCTCAACCTCCATGGAAAAACAATCACgacaaataatagaagaatctATGACTTATCGTCCAAAccaaggaaaaagaaaggataaaATTAGTGCGCAATGCCTGGCCATAATAAACGAGCAGGAAAATAAGCGCCTCTctgaaataatagaattattgcGTTTAGAGCATATAAGCGctaacgaaaagaaaaatgtaacagATCTCATTAAAAAGAGCCAAGACAGATTTCACATACCCGGAGAAAAACTGACCTGCACTCAGGTACTGCAGCATCAGATACCCACAACGGATGACCAACCGATTAACACCCGGCAGTATCGGTTTCCACAAAAACATaaggaggaaataaataaacaagtgGACGAACTGTTGAAAGGAGGGATAGTAAAACCTTCACAGTCGCCGTATAATACACCCATATGGATCGTGCCAAAGAAAGACGATTCACAAGGAAATAAACGATGGAGAATGGTGTTGGATTTCAGAAGCCTCAATGAAAAAACAATTGGAGACGCTTATCCATTACCTAACATCGTTGATATACTGGATCAGTTAGGCGGTGCTAAATATTTCTCCGTCTGTGATCTAGCTTCCGGATTTCATCAGATAAAAATGGATCCGAAGGATAGCCATAAAACGGCTTTCACAACTCCGTTCGGGCACTATGAATTCGAAAGAATGcccttcggattaaaaaacgcgCCTGCAACTTTCCAAAGGTTAATGGATCTTGTACTAACAGGATTGCAGGGGCGCGAATTATTTGTGTATATGGATGACATagtcatatatgcaaaaacattAGAAGAACatgaaagaaaattcaatttactAATACAGCGGTTACGAGAAGCGAACCTGAAATTACAGCCAGAtaagtgtgaatttttaaaatcaaaggTAACTTATCTCGGCCATGTAATCAGCAAAGACGGCGTAACTCCGGACCCGAAAAAACTGGAGGCTGTcaaattatttccacgaccaaaaacgcctaaaaatattaaacaatttttaggctTGGCTGGATACTACCGGAGGTTTATTCCAAGCTTCTCAAAATTAGCTAAACCATTAaccgcattattaaaaaatgacacagcATTCGAATGGACCCCAAGTCAGGAAGAAGCATTCGAATCACTAAAATTATGTGAAGAGCCTGTATTACAATATCCAGATTTCTCACAACCATTTATACTAACCACGGACGCCTCAGGAATAGCCGTAGGAGGAATTTTGTCACAGGGAATAGTAAACAAAGATCAACCTGTGGCATACGCATCACGAACATTGACAGAGAATGAAGTAAAATATGACACATACGAGAAGGAGGCATTAGCGATAGTCTATTGTgtgaaacatttccgaccataCCTATACGG contains:
- the LOC139109699 gene encoding uncharacterized protein; the encoded protein is MERERCDCQVRWGRLRERYFREKKMREKESRSESGSTTRPTFPLYKQMHFLYNFVKSRRSITNNSNLKLSNNKISPNEPKEKFGSSNIPRNQNQSGNQNDYNDLTKASVTIASTSSSKPYIPNVPSYDMAFKDSPAFSKPANFSSTVKSVELLLHISLDILYKFIIIIVNINALFLFFSFSSESYESDDDFLSSMDTTITNDYDFSSSSQDLQTPPTFYKPNEATGLARSEMSSVSDITSETDKKSISPALSIDSSAIVTFNVPKKFKKETKHTSSADKVEESFLKLTSVVSSHFENKTQNSISFDMTDEDDIFGKTVACQLRKISEPRKSEIKGQLMKILFTT